The Bacteroidota bacterium genomic interval TTATACCATAATCAATTACAGACAGCCACTTTTTTTGAGCGAAAGCAGCCGGAGAAAAACAAATGCCGGAAGCGAATAAAAAAATAAGCAAACATTTTTTCATTACGCAAATGTAATAATAAAAGCAGGAAAGAACAAATTATTGTTTCTTCCTGCTTTTTTGGTTTTATTATTCATCCGTAATAATAAATTTACCTGTAGCAAGGTTTTTATCGTCCTCACTGATTTTATAGAAATAAATTCCCTTACCTAAATCGCCCCTTTCAAGAAATATAGTATTGGAATTGATATTTTGCACACTTGAAACTAATTTTCCTGTAATGTCATAAATCGATAAAACGCCATTATGAATAGTTT includes:
- a CDS encoding T9SS type A sorting domain-containing protein, with amino-acid sequence MAGGTWVNNQNYNYVTLKYGSTIICLAPPPRLMGQTSENDLQEELYPNPFSYSAIIKLNPETIHNGVLSIYDITGKLVSSVQNINSNTIFLERGDLGKGIYFYKISEDDKNLATGKFIITDE